The Psychrobacter sp. LV10R520-6 genome includes a region encoding these proteins:
- the bfr gene encoding bacterioferritin has product MKGDKDVIRALNKVLGQSLIAINQYFLHARIARHWGLESLNDSLYHQSIQEMKWSDDLIERILLLEGLPNLQDLGKVLIGEDVPEIINCNLRLEKQKFAIITEAITLCEERHDYVSRQLLVKLKDGNEEYDDWLETQEDLIKDVGVQNYIQSQMGDDKAP; this is encoded by the coding sequence ATGAAAGGTGATAAAGACGTTATTCGCGCACTTAACAAAGTGCTGGGACAGTCACTGATAGCCATCAATCAGTATTTTTTGCATGCTCGTATAGCACGGCATTGGGGTCTTGAATCACTTAATGACTCGCTATACCATCAGTCTATTCAAGAGATGAAATGGTCAGATGATTTGATTGAGCGCATTTTATTATTAGAAGGTCTACCAAATTTACAAGATTTGGGTAAAGTGCTTATCGGTGAAGATGTACCAGAGATTATTAACTGTAATTTGCGGTTAGAGAAGCAAAAATTCGCTATTATCACTGAGGCCATCACGCTATGTGAAGAGCGTCATGATTATGTCTCACGCCAGCTATTAGTCAAACTTAAAGACGGTAATGAAGAGTATGACGATTGGCTAGAGACTCAAGAAGACTTGATTAAGGACGTTGGGGTACAGAATTATATTCAATCACAGATGGGTGATGATAAAGCGCCTTAA
- a CDS encoding ArsR/SmtB family transcription factor: MPDNNFTIQPLDLFKVLSDPTRLRIFQILFKKQARCVGELVDMLDQPQPTISRHLNHLKKLGILSCVRDGTWMWYEVADDLPVWCQDVLETTYQTLLEQADKRQWLA; encoded by the coding sequence ATGCCTGATAATAACTTTACCATTCAGCCCCTTGATTTATTTAAAGTGTTGTCTGATCCAACTCGCTTAAGGATTTTTCAAATACTATTCAAAAAACAAGCACGCTGTGTGGGTGAGTTGGTTGACATGCTTGACCAGCCACAGCCGACGATATCGCGGCACTTGAATCATCTCAAAAAGTTAGGGATTCTCAGTTGTGTGCGTGATGGTACTTGGATGTGGTATGAGGTGGCAGACGACCTACCAGTATGGTGTCAAGATGTCTTAGAGACCACTTACCAGACGTTACTTGAACAAGCGGATAAACGTCAGTGGCTGGCTTAG
- the cysW gene encoding sulfate ABC transporter permease subunit CysW, with translation MQIANSYDYQSNPATKDTPWIRRTFIIIAVLFMIIMLVVPLLAVFYEALKGGWQLYIASLVDPEALQAIKLTLITAAIVLPINMVMGVAIAWLVTRYQFRGKQLVTTLLDLPFSVSPVVAGLMFILLFGLNSTVGGWLESMGIQIIYAVPGIVLATLFVTFPFVARELIPLMQTQGDSEEQAALTLGATGWQTFWHITLPNIKWALLYGLILTNARAMGEFGAVSVVSGHIRGETNTMPLLVEVAYNDYNFTAAFALSSLLAGLALITLLVQQLMTKLQERKFAKSERLASAPELPVSANATVDKK, from the coding sequence ATGCAAATAGCCAATAGCTATGACTACCAAAGCAATCCCGCGACCAAAGATACACCATGGATCAGACGCACCTTTATTATCATTGCCGTCTTGTTTATGATTATCATGTTAGTGGTGCCGTTGCTAGCGGTGTTTTATGAGGCCTTAAAAGGCGGCTGGCAGCTTTATATTGCCTCGCTTGTCGACCCAGAAGCGCTACAAGCGATTAAGCTAACCCTAATTACTGCCGCTATTGTATTACCTATTAATATGGTGATGGGGGTAGCGATAGCGTGGCTAGTGACCCGTTATCAATTTAGAGGTAAGCAGTTAGTCACGACCTTGCTTGATTTACCATTTTCGGTATCGCCGGTAGTCGCTGGTTTAATGTTTATCCTATTGTTCGGTCTCAACTCTACCGTTGGCGGCTGGCTGGAAAGCATGGGAATACAAATCATTTATGCGGTTCCTGGTATTGTCTTAGCAACGTTATTTGTGACCTTTCCCTTTGTGGCGCGTGAGTTGATACCCTTGATGCAAACCCAAGGCGATTCTGAGGAGCAGGCGGCATTGACGCTAGGCGCCACCGGTTGGCAGACATTTTGGCATATAACCTTACCTAATATTAAATGGGCCTTGTTATATGGTTTGATTTTGACCAACGCACGGGCGATGGGTGAGTTTGGGGCGGTGAGTGTGGTATCTGGTCACATTCGCGGCGAGACCAACACTATGCCGCTATTGGTTGAGGTTGCTTATAATGATTATAACTTTACCGCCGCCTTTGCTTTATCAAGCTTACTGGCTGGTTTAGCACTGATTACGCTGCTAGTACAGCAATTAATGACCAAGCTACAAGAGCGCAAATTCGCCAAATCCGAGCGGCTGGCAAGTGCGCCTGAGCTACCAGTGAGCGCCAATGCAACGGTTGATAAGAAATAG
- a CDS encoding sulfate ABC transporter substrate-binding protein, with protein MQPINKATNIASRHADPSLASAQKNILPRPLVMGAALTAMMMFVTACNPVQETQDGTDNAASDKQNIELLNVSYDVSRDFYKEYNSLFSSAYQMQYPDSEVDINQSHGSSSKQALSVANGLQADVVTLNQESDMNMLVDKGLVKTDWRQAFPDNAVPYTSTMVLLVRKGNPKQIEDWQDLTRSDVEVVMPNPKTSGTARYAFLGAYGYGLHYFAEEAYQNPVQTNAYIRKLLANVITYDNGARAATTSFTQRGLGDVLITTENEAHLVAKQFAKGQVDIVYPSYSIAINNPVAMVKTVTDKNGSTDATNAYLKGLWDKPAQELMAQMYLRPSDEKVLAAYQNTLPNINTFEPVAVFGSWDKIMDTIFVDGGLFDELARP; from the coding sequence ATGCAACCTATTAATAAAGCTACCAACATCGCATCTCGCCACGCTGACCCTAGTTTGGCATCCGCTCAAAAAAATATCTTGCCACGCCCTTTGGTGATGGGTGCTGCGCTTACAGCCATGATGATGTTTGTTACTGCCTGTAATCCGGTTCAGGAAACCCAAGACGGTACAGATAATGCGGCGAGCGACAAACAAAACATCGAGCTACTGAACGTCTCTTATGATGTGTCACGCGATTTTTATAAAGAGTACAATTCGTTATTTAGCAGCGCTTATCAAATGCAGTATCCGGATAGCGAGGTGGATATTAATCAGTCACACGGTAGCTCAAGTAAGCAAGCACTGTCCGTTGCTAATGGCCTGCAAGCCGATGTTGTGACCTTAAACCAAGAAAGCGATATGAATATGCTGGTGGATAAAGGTCTGGTAAAAACCGATTGGCGCCAAGCTTTTCCTGATAATGCCGTTCCTTATACTTCCACTATGGTATTGCTGGTTCGTAAAGGCAATCCAAAGCAGATTGAAGATTGGCAGGATTTGACAAGATCTGATGTCGAGGTGGTGATGCCAAACCCGAAGACTAGTGGCACCGCGCGCTATGCCTTTTTGGGGGCCTATGGTTATGGACTGCATTATTTTGCAGAAGAAGCTTATCAAAACCCCGTTCAAACCAATGCGTATATCAGAAAACTACTGGCAAACGTCATCACTTATGACAATGGTGCACGCGCTGCTACTACCAGCTTTACCCAGCGCGGGTTAGGCGATGTACTTATTACCACCGAAAATGAGGCGCATTTGGTCGCCAAGCAATTTGCCAAAGGACAGGTTGATATTGTTTATCCCAGCTATTCTATTGCCATTAATAATCCGGTCGCGATGGTCAAAACCGTCACCGATAAAAACGGCAGTACGGACGCGACAAACGCTTATTTAAAAGGTTTATGGGACAAGCCTGCGCAAGAACTGATGGCGCAGATGTATTTACGTCCTAGTGATGAAAAGGTACTGGCAGCGTATCAAAACACGTTACCTAACATAAATACCTTTGAGCCAGTGGCCGTGTTTGGATCTTGGGATAAAATTATGGATACCATCTTTGTCGATGGTGGGCTGTTTGATGAGCTGGCACGTCCGTAA
- the cysT gene encoding sulfate ABC transporter permease subunit CysT, with translation MRQRNVLPGFGLSMGITVFSLSLLVVLPFAMMAYTTTQMGWMGFWETITQPRVTAAIKLSLWMSFLAMLTNMVFGTLVAWVLVRYEFWGKSLINALVDLPFALPTAVTGISLATLYAPNGLIGQWFEKFDIQVAFTPIGIWLALVVVSFPFIVRAVQPVLAELSVEFEEASAVLGANRLATFRKVLLPEMLPALLMGAGMMFARATGEYGSVIFIAGNIPMESEILPLIIIGKLEQFDIQGASAVALFMLMISFVILLTINIVQWKLSRRVGAR, from the coding sequence ATGCGCCAGCGTAATGTGCTGCCAGGGTTTGGGCTGAGTATGGGTATAACGGTCTTTAGCTTGTCGTTATTGGTGGTACTACCGTTTGCAATGATGGCTTATACCACAACCCAGATGGGCTGGATGGGATTTTGGGAAACCATTACCCAGCCGCGGGTCACCGCTGCTATCAAACTGAGCTTATGGATGTCCTTCTTAGCGATGTTGACCAATATGGTATTTGGCACGCTGGTGGCGTGGGTATTGGTGCGTTATGAATTTTGGGGTAAGTCGTTGATTAACGCCTTGGTCGATTTGCCTTTTGCGCTACCGACCGCAGTGACGGGTATATCTCTTGCGACTTTATATGCGCCGAATGGTCTCATTGGGCAGTGGTTTGAAAAGTTTGATATACAAGTGGCTTTTACCCCTATAGGGATTTGGTTGGCACTGGTTGTTGTAAGCTTCCCTTTTATTGTGCGTGCCGTCCAGCCAGTATTGGCAGAATTATCGGTTGAATTTGAAGAGGCGTCTGCGGTACTAGGGGCGAATCGTTTAGCCACTTTTCGTAAGGTTCTTTTACCGGAGATGCTACCCGCATTATTAATGGGCGCTGGCATGATGTTTGCGCGCGCGACTGGCGAGTATGGTTCAGTGATTTTTATTGCTGGTAATATTCCGATGGAGTCTGAAATTCTACCGCTTATCATTATTGGTAAATTGGAGCAATTTGATATTCAAGGGGCCTCAGCGGTGGCGTTGTTTATGCTGATGATCTCGTTCGTGATTTTATTAACCATTAATATAGTACAGTGGAAACTGTCGCGCCGCGTAGGAGCTCGCTAA
- a CDS encoding sulfate/molybdate ABC transporter ATP-binding protein: MSIEIRNVNKTFGDFTALNDINVTVPTGKMTTLLGPSGCGKTTLLRIIAGLEYADSGQISFDEVDVTNTPVQKRHIGFMFQNYALFRHKNIAENVAFGLTLLPKNERPSKADINKRVAELLDLVQLPQIANAYPHQLSGGQRQRIALARALAVKPKLLLLDEPFGALDAKVRKELRTWLKDIHHELGITSIMVTHDQEEARAVSDEIVVMNQGRVEQVGTPESLFHNPSNAFVSDFLDLV; this comes from the coding sequence ATGAGCATCGAGATTAGGAACGTTAATAAAACCTTTGGCGACTTCACCGCCCTTAATGATATCAATGTCACCGTACCAACCGGTAAGATGACTACCTTATTGGGTCCTTCTGGTTGTGGTAAAACCACTTTGCTGCGTATCATTGCAGGGTTAGAATACGCAGACTCAGGGCAAATATCGTTTGATGAAGTCGATGTCACTAATACGCCCGTACAAAAGCGCCATATCGGTTTTATGTTTCAGAACTATGCGCTGTTCCGTCATAAAAACATCGCCGAGAACGTGGCGTTTGGGCTGACTTTATTACCCAAAAACGAGCGACCGAGCAAAGCCGATATTAATAAGCGCGTTGCGGAACTATTAGACTTAGTACAATTACCGCAGATTGCGAACGCTTATCCGCATCAGCTCTCAGGCGGTCAGCGTCAACGTATTGCACTGGCGCGTGCGCTCGCGGTAAAGCCAAAGCTATTATTACTCGATGAGCCGTTTGGCGCGCTTGATGCTAAGGTACGTAAAGAGCTGCGCACTTGGCTAAAAGATATCCATCATGAGCTGGGTATTACCAGCATCATGGTTACTCATGATCAAGAGGAAGCGCGTGCCGTATCCGATGAGATTGTGGTCATGAATCAGGGCCGTGTTGAGCAAGTAGGGACTCCAGAGTCATTGTTTCACAATCCATCCAACGCCTTTGTCAGTGACTTTTTAGACTTGGTTTAG
- a CDS encoding sulfate ABC transporter substrate-binding protein, whose amino-acid sequence MTLGLTGCSNSEQADTTVNADGTPAAGQNIELLNVSYDVARDFYKDYNPLFIEHYKTENPDTNITVNQSHGGSSKQALSVANGLQADVATMNQGSDIELLEKRGLVEADWEEQFPDNAVPFTSTIVFLVREGNPKNIQDWEDLTQPGLEIVMANPKVTGNGRYAFLGAYGYGLHTFNNEEAPAKNYVKEMLNNVKVYENGGRAATTTFVQRGIGDVLITFENEANLAATDFGKGEVDIIYPEYSIKSESPVAIVKAVTDKKGTTAAAKAYLDYLWSEPAQQLAADLYLRPSVKSVLDKNGDKLPPIDTFRPNEAFGSWDEIMGTYFSDGGVFDQLAIKDPQ is encoded by the coding sequence ATGACCTTGGGACTTACTGGCTGTAGCAATAGTGAGCAGGCAGACACGACTGTCAATGCTGATGGCACGCCAGCAGCGGGTCAAAACATCGAGTTGTTAAATGTCTCTTATGATGTGGCGCGCGATTTCTATAAAGACTATAACCCATTATTTATTGAGCATTATAAAACTGAAAACCCCGATACTAATATAACTGTCAATCAGTCTCATGGCGGCTCGAGCAAACAAGCACTATCAGTCGCTAATGGCTTGCAAGCCGATGTAGCCACTATGAATCAGGGCTCAGATATTGAGTTATTGGAGAAAAGAGGCTTGGTTGAGGCAGATTGGGAAGAGCAGTTTCCTGATAACGCGGTACCTTTTACCAGTACCATCGTCTTTTTGGTACGTGAAGGCAATCCAAAAAACATTCAAGACTGGGAAGATTTAACCCAGCCGGGTCTTGAGATTGTAATGGCCAATCCGAAAGTTACCGGTAATGGTCGTTATGCATTCTTAGGCGCTTATGGCTATGGCCTGCACACCTTTAATAATGAAGAAGCTCCTGCTAAAAACTACGTTAAAGAAATGCTCAACAATGTCAAAGTCTATGAGAATGGTGGACGTGCAGCAACCACTACCTTTGTCCAGCGCGGTATCGGTGATGTGTTGATTACCTTTGAGAATGAAGCCAACCTTGCTGCTACTGATTTTGGTAAAGGTGAAGTTGACATCATTTATCCTGAGTATTCTATTAAGTCTGAGAGTCCGGTTGCTATTGTGAAGGCGGTCACGGATAAAAAAGGCACCACTGCTGCGGCAAAAGCCTATCTTGATTACTTATGGAGCGAGCCTGCCCAGCAATTAGCAGCTGATCTTTACTTACGTCCTAGCGTAAAAAGCGTCCTTGATAAAAACGGCGATAAATTACCACCGATTGATACCTTCCGTCCGAACGAAGCATTTGGCTCATGGGATGAAATCATGGGTACTTACTTCAGCGATGGCGGTGTCTTCGATCAGTTAGCGATTAAAGATCCACAGTAG
- the bfr gene encoding bacterioferritin, translating into MIGSPKVIDYLNFLLGGELAARDQYFIHSEMYAEWHYGKLYDRISHEMTDETLHAQAIIRRLLMLGGTPKMSVDGIHIGKTVPEMLQLDLNLEYQVQQHLKNGIALCEAERDYVTREMLVVQLRDTEEDHAHWLEQQLRLIDMIGLPNYLQSQMAEVSPNLA; encoded by the coding sequence ATGATAGGCAGCCCAAAAGTTATTGATTATTTAAACTTCTTGTTAGGTGGTGAGCTTGCCGCACGTGACCAGTATTTTATCCATTCTGAGATGTATGCTGAATGGCATTATGGCAAGCTGTACGATCGTATTAGCCATGAGATGACGGACGAGACCTTGCATGCACAGGCTATCATCCGTCGTCTCTTAATGCTTGGTGGCACGCCTAAAATGAGCGTTGATGGCATTCATATCGGCAAAACGGTACCAGAGATGTTGCAGCTAGATCTTAATCTTGAATATCAAGTACAACAGCACTTAAAAAACGGTATTGCCCTATGTGAAGCAGAACGTGACTATGTGACCCGCGAGATGTTGGTTGTCCAGCTCAGAGATACTGAAGAAGATCATGCCCATTGGCTTGAGCAGCAGCTACGTCTTATCGATATGATTGGTCTGCCTAATTACCTACAAAGTCAAATGGCTGAAGTATCGCCTAATCTTGCCTAA
- the sat gene encoding sulfate adenylyltransferase, translated as MTQLASTASKPESKLVPPHGSAMLKPLLLTGTEREQALKLASTLPTITLSSRERGDLIMLGIGGFTPLDGFMNQADWQGVVDNMHLQSGKNSGLFWPIPITLSAPKTTADSLNQGDKVALVAEDGEVMGILTVEETYTIDKEHECQQVFTTTDPEHPGVQQVLNQGEVNIAGSVKVLSEGEFPALYPEIYKTPTETRQILNDKGWQTVAAFQTRNPMHRSHEYLAKIAIEICDGVLIHSLLGALKPGDIPADVRQEAIKTLIDNYFRQDTVIQAGYPLDMRYAGPREALLHALFRQNYGCSHLIVGRDHAGVGDYYGAFDAQTIFEHLDKDDIITQPLKIGWTFWCNACNAMASDKTCPHDASQHVKVSGTKLRKALSEDEEVPENFSRPEVLQVLRNYYAGIAREERAEVKLTGASAV; from the coding sequence ATGACACAACTTGCATCCACCGCATCAAAACCCGAATCAAAATTAGTCCCGCCACATGGTAGTGCGATGCTTAAGCCGCTATTATTAACCGGCACTGAACGCGAACAGGCACTTAAACTTGCCAGCACTTTGCCAACCATTACCCTGAGCTCACGCGAGCGCGGTGATTTGATCATGCTAGGTATTGGTGGCTTTACCCCGCTGGATGGTTTTATGAATCAAGCCGATTGGCAAGGTGTGGTTGATAATATGCACCTGCAGTCAGGTAAAAATTCTGGCTTATTTTGGCCGATTCCGATTACCTTGTCTGCCCCTAAAACGACCGCCGATAGCCTGAATCAAGGCGATAAAGTGGCTTTGGTCGCTGAGGACGGTGAAGTCATGGGTATCTTGACGGTGGAGGAGACCTACACTATTGACAAAGAACACGAGTGTCAGCAGGTTTTTACCACGACAGATCCAGAGCATCCAGGCGTTCAGCAAGTATTGAACCAAGGTGAGGTCAATATTGCAGGCAGTGTTAAGGTACTGAGCGAAGGCGAATTCCCAGCGCTGTACCCAGAGATTTATAAAACGCCTACCGAAACGCGGCAGATACTAAATGATAAAGGCTGGCAGACGGTTGCGGCGTTCCAGACTCGCAATCCAATGCACCGCTCGCATGAGTACTTAGCCAAAATTGCCATTGAGATTTGTGATGGGGTGCTCATACATTCATTACTAGGCGCGCTTAAACCGGGCGATATCCCAGCTGACGTGCGTCAAGAAGCCATCAAAACCTTAATTGACAACTATTTTAGACAGGATACCGTTATTCAAGCGGGCTATCCGTTAGATATGCGTTATGCAGGTCCTCGTGAAGCGCTGCTTCATGCGCTCTTCCGTCAAAACTACGGCTGTAGCCATCTGATTGTTGGGCGTGACCATGCGGGTGTGGGTGATTATTATGGCGCGTTTGATGCCCAGACTATCTTTGAGCACTTAGATAAAGACGATATTATCACTCAGCCGTTAAAGATTGGCTGGACGTTTTGGTGCAATGCGTGTAATGCAATGGCTTCTGACAAAACTTGCCCGCATGATGCCTCGCAGCATGTCAAAGTATCAGGGACGAAACTGCGTAAGGCACTATCGGAAGATGAAGAGGTACCAGAAAACTTTAGCCGCCCCGAAGTGTTGCAGGTTTTGCGCAATTACTATGCAGGTATCGCCCGTGAAGAACGTGCCGAAGTGAAATTAACTGGTGCGTCTGCGGTTTAA
- a CDS encoding DHA2 family efflux MFS transporter permease subunit yields the protein MVTLTATQNKYLPYVLAVALFMQILDATILNTSLPQMAQALGESPLKMQWAVISYALTLAIFIPISGFLADKYGTRRVFLSAIIIFCIGSLLCAASPTLDLLIGSRIVQGIGGAMMTPVARLILVKSYPRNKLLTVMNFAVIPALIAPLVGPLLGGYIVQYASWHWIFLINVPMGIVGFIMAKKLVPALYEDTKRLDWAGFLLFAAAACGFTLAVEFGAQTGRGLYGLLLALAATVLIGGYIWHAKRRQAPLFPLSLFNIRTFRIGITGNLFTRLGISAVPFLLPLLLQVVFEYSPSQAGWLLAPIAVGAIGVKPWVSKIIQRYSYRKVLVYNTFLMGVLIIVLAQFNDASQWPWFIPVLTVMGACNSMQFSAMNTITIGDLEGTQTSSGNSLMAVNQQLAISFGIAFGAAMLNLLRERLQLDILTAFQTTYWVLGILTILSGLCFLRLKPEDGRGLY from the coding sequence ATGGTGACACTAACAGCAACACAAAATAAATATCTACCCTACGTGCTAGCAGTGGCACTGTTTATGCAGATTTTAGATGCCACTATCTTAAACACCTCGCTGCCGCAAATGGCACAAGCGCTTGGCGAATCGCCTCTAAAAATGCAGTGGGCAGTGATTAGCTATGCCTTAACCTTGGCTATTTTCATTCCCATTAGTGGCTTTTTAGCAGACAAATATGGCACACGGCGGGTATTCTTATCGGCGATTATTATCTTCTGTATTGGCTCGCTGCTGTGTGCCGCCTCACCTACTTTAGACTTATTAATTGGCTCGCGTATTGTACAAGGCATTGGCGGCGCGATGATGACACCCGTTGCCCGCTTGATTTTGGTTAAATCCTATCCCCGCAACAAGCTGTTGACCGTGATGAACTTTGCGGTAATTCCCGCATTGATTGCCCCATTAGTAGGGCCACTACTGGGCGGCTATATAGTGCAGTACGCCAGTTGGCATTGGATATTTTTGATTAATGTTCCAATGGGCATAGTGGGTTTTATCATGGCCAAAAAGCTGGTACCGGCACTATATGAAGATACCAAACGTCTGGATTGGGCGGGATTTTTGTTATTTGCAGCGGCGGCTTGTGGGTTTACGCTAGCGGTTGAGTTTGGCGCGCAAACGGGCCGTGGCTTGTATGGCTTGTTGTTAGCACTAGCAGCAACGGTACTGATAGGTGGCTACATTTGGCATGCCAAACGTCGGCAAGCACCACTATTTCCTTTGAGCTTATTTAATATTCGTACCTTTCGCATTGGTATTACTGGTAACTTATTTACCCGCCTTGGTATTAGTGCGGTTCCGTTTTTACTGCCGCTGTTGCTACAAGTGGTGTTTGAATACTCTCCCTCGCAGGCAGGTTGGCTACTTGCCCCTATCGCTGTTGGCGCTATAGGCGTTAAACCTTGGGTCAGCAAAATCATTCAGCGCTATAGCTATCGCAAGGTGCTGGTCTATAACACCTTTTTAATGGGTGTATTAATTATCGTTTTGGCACAGTTTAATGATGCCTCACAGTGGCCATGGTTCATCCCTGTTTTGACGGTAATGGGCGCTTGTAACTCCATGCAATTTAGTGCTATGAATACCATTACCATTGGCGACCTAGAAGGAACGCAGACTAGTAGCGGCAACAGTCTCATGGCAGTTAATCAACAACTGGCCATTAGCTTCGGCATTGCCTTTGGCGCGGCAATGCTCAACTTACTACGTGAGCGTCTACAGCTTGATATCTTGACGGCATTTCAAACCACTTACTGGGTACTGGGCATCCTCACTATTCTCTCAGGGCTGTGCTTCTTACGTCTAAAACCTGAAGATGGCCGCGGTTTGTATTGA
- a CDS encoding bacterioferritin-associated ferredoxin, translating into MYVCICNDVKEKQIQAAIASGIDTLDGLKDTLDVATCCGCCEPMVNDYLDEHQAKLEVLAYAV; encoded by the coding sequence ATGTACGTATGCATCTGTAATGACGTAAAAGAAAAGCAAATTCAGGCCGCTATTGCTTCAGGTATCGATACCCTTGATGGCTTAAAAGACACGCTTGATGTTGCAACTTGCTGTGGATGCTGTGAGCCCATGGTCAATGATTACCTAGACGAGCATCAGGCCAAACTTGAGGTCTTAGCTTATGCCGTTTAA
- the yghU gene encoding glutathione-dependent disulfide-bond oxidoreductase: MSNDNNHSTNNTNSQDDTYTLPKVWTQDKDNGGKFSSINRPTAGARHEQVLPVGEAPLQLYSLNTPNGVKVNILLEELAELEIKGAEYDAYKIDISEGDQFGSGFVEINPNSKIPALVDHSAVTDADTGFENKAGKPIEIFESGAILLYLAEKFGKFIPMMQGGARAECLSWLMWQMGSAPFLGGGFGHFYAYAPEPMEYPIDRYTMETKRQLDVLDTHLKNSEYMCGNDEADYNIADIIIWAWYGQLVLGKLYDAAEFLQVNDYKHVQRWAKKIAERPAVKRGVVLDLKPIA; the protein is encoded by the coding sequence ATGAGTAACGATAACAACCACTCTACTAACAATACTAATTCACAGGACGATACCTATACGCTGCCTAAGGTTTGGACGCAAGATAAAGACAATGGTGGCAAGTTTTCTAGTATTAATCGTCCAACGGCTGGCGCGCGCCACGAGCAAGTCCTACCGGTAGGTGAGGCGCCGTTGCAGCTGTACTCATTGAACACGCCTAATGGAGTGAAGGTAAACATCCTACTAGAAGAGTTAGCAGAGCTTGAGATAAAAGGAGCTGAATACGATGCCTATAAAATCGATATCTCTGAAGGCGATCAATTTGGTTCAGGGTTTGTAGAGATTAATCCCAATTCTAAAATTCCGGCGCTGGTCGATCATTCTGCTGTAACGGATGCTGACACTGGTTTTGAAAATAAAGCTGGCAAGCCTATTGAAATTTTTGAGTCCGGGGCGATTTTATTGTATTTAGCTGAAAAATTTGGCAAATTTATACCGATGATGCAAGGCGGGGCGCGGGCAGAATGTTTGTCTTGGCTAATGTGGCAGATGGGAAGCGCGCCGTTCTTAGGTGGCGGCTTTGGGCATTTTTATGCTTACGCACCCGAACCCATGGAATATCCGATTGATCGCTATACCATGGAGACCAAACGCCAACTTGATGTCCTAGATACTCATCTAAAAAATAGCGAGTATATGTGCGGTAATGATGAAGCAGACTATAACATTGCTGATATCATTATTTGGGCGTGGTACGGCCAGCTAGTACTTGGTAAGCTCTACGATGCCGCTGAATTCTTACAAGTTAATGACTATAAACATGTCCAACGTTGGGCTAAGAAAATAGCTGAACGTCCCGCAGTAAAACGTGGAGTAGTATTAGACTTAAAACCTATTGCTTAA